One segment of Pseudomonas pohangensis DNA contains the following:
- the aceE gene encoding pyruvate dehydrogenase (acetyl-transferring), homodimeric type, translating to MQDLDPVETQEWLDALESVLDKEGEDRAHYLLTRMGELAARTGTQLPYAITTPYRNSIPVGHEARMPGDLFMERRIRSLVRWNALAMVMRTNQQDPDLGGHIGTFASSATLYDVGFNYFFQAPTEEHGGDLIYFQGHASPGVYARAFLEGRITEDQLNKFRRETDGGGLSSYPHPWLMPEFWQFPTVSMGLGPLQAIYQARFMKYLEHRGFIPAGKQKVWCFMGDGESDEPESLGAIAMAGREQLDNLIFVVNCNLQRLDGPVRGNGKIIQELEGVFRGAGWNVKKVIWGRFWDPLFAKDKNGALQRRMDEVVDGDYQNYKSKDGGFVREHFFNTPELKAMVSDLSDKEIWNLNRGGHDPYKVYAAYHAAVNHKGQPTVVLAKTIKGYGIGAGEAQNTAHNVKKVDVESLKKFRDRFDIPINDNDLDKLPFYRPAEGSAEARYLLQRREALGGFVPQRRSRSISIPTPPLATLKAVLDGSGDREISTTMAFVRILAQLVKDKDLGQRIVPIIPDEARTFGMEGMFRQLGIYSSVGQLYEPVDKDQVMFYREDKKGQILEEGINEAGAMSSWMAAGSSYSSHNQPMLPFYAFYSMFGFQRIGDLAWAAGDMQVRGFLIGGTAGRTTLNGEGLQHEDGHSHILASTIPNCRSYDPTYGYELAVIIREGIRQMIEEQQSVFFYLTVMNEAYVQPPMPKGVEDGIIRGMYLLEADKSKAAHQVQLLGCGTILREVREAAKILREDFNVGADVWSVTSFNELRREGLAVERWNRLNPTKKARTTYVEQCLCKSDVPVIASTDYMKLFADQIRQWLPGKEYKVLGTDGFGRSDSRAKLRHFFEVDRHFVVITALEALVARGEIKPKVVADAIKRFGIDPDKANPLEC from the coding sequence ATGCAAGACCTCGATCCCGTCGAAACCCAGGAATGGCTGGACGCCCTCGAGTCGGTTCTCGACAAGGAGGGCGAAGACCGCGCGCACTATCTGCTGACCCGCATGGGTGAACTGGCAGCCCGTACCGGCACCCAGTTGCCCTACGCGATCACCACGCCTTATCGCAACAGCATACCGGTCGGCCATGAGGCACGCATGCCCGGCGACCTGTTCATGGAACGGCGGATCCGTTCACTGGTGCGCTGGAACGCGCTGGCCATGGTCATGCGCACCAACCAGCAGGACCCCGACCTCGGCGGCCACATCGGCACCTTTGCTTCCAGTGCCACCCTGTATGACGTCGGCTTCAACTATTTCTTCCAGGCCCCGACCGAAGAACATGGCGGCGACCTGATCTACTTCCAGGGCCATGCCTCGCCGGGCGTGTATGCCCGCGCCTTCCTTGAAGGGCGCATCACTGAAGACCAGCTGAACAAATTCCGCCGGGAAACCGACGGTGGCGGCCTGTCTTCCTATCCGCACCCCTGGCTGATGCCGGAGTTCTGGCAATTTCCCACGGTGTCCATGGGCCTCGGCCCGTTGCAGGCGATCTACCAGGCACGCTTCATGAAGTACCTGGAGCATCGCGGCTTCATTCCCGCCGGCAAGCAGAAGGTCTGGTGCTTCATGGGCGATGGCGAGTCCGACGAGCCGGAATCCCTCGGAGCGATTGCCATGGCCGGTCGCGAGCAACTGGACAACCTGATCTTCGTGGTCAACTGCAACCTGCAGCGCCTCGACGGCCCGGTGCGCGGTAACGGCAAGATCATCCAGGAACTCGAAGGGGTGTTCCGCGGTGCTGGCTGGAACGTCAAGAAAGTCATCTGGGGCCGCTTCTGGGATCCGCTGTTCGCCAAGGACAAGAACGGTGCCTTGCAGCGGCGTATGGACGAGGTGGTTGACGGTGACTACCAGAACTACAAATCCAAGGACGGCGGCTTCGTCCGCGAGCACTTCTTCAACACCCCTGAACTCAAGGCCATGGTCAGTGACCTCTCCGACAAGGAGATATGGAATCTCAACCGCGGCGGCCATGACCCCTACAAGGTGTATGCCGCCTACCACGCTGCCGTGAACCACAAGGGCCAGCCCACCGTGGTGCTGGCCAAGACCATCAAGGGTTATGGCATCGGCGCAGGCGAAGCGCAAAACACCGCGCACAACGTGAAGAAAGTCGACGTCGAGAGCCTGAAGAAATTCCGCGACCGCTTTGACATCCCGATCAACGACAACGATCTGGACAAGCTGCCGTTCTACCGCCCGGCCGAAGGCAGTGCCGAGGCCCGCTACCTGCTGCAACGCCGTGAGGCACTGGGCGGTTTCGTGCCGCAACGGCGCAGCCGCAGCATCAGCATTCCGACGCCGCCACTGGCCACCCTGAAGGCCGTTCTTGACGGTTCCGGCGACCGCGAAATCTCCACCACCATGGCCTTCGTGCGGATCCTCGCGCAACTGGTCAAGGACAAGGACCTCGGCCAGCGCATCGTGCCGATCATCCCCGACGAGGCGCGCACCTTCGGCATGGAAGGCATGTTCCGCCAGCTGGGCATCTACTCCTCGGTCGGCCAGCTGTATGAGCCGGTGGATAAAGACCAGGTGATGTTCTACCGCGAGGACAAGAAGGGCCAGATTCTCGAGGAAGGCATCAACGAGGCCGGCGCCATGTCCAGCTGGATGGCTGCCGGCAGTTCCTACAGCAGCCACAACCAGCCGATGCTGCCGTTCTACGCGTTCTATTCGATGTTCGGTTTCCAGCGTATCGGCGATCTGGCCTGGGCCGCCGGCGACATGCAGGTGCGCGGCTTCCTGATCGGCGGCACTGCCGGGCGCACCACCCTGAATGGCGAAGGTCTGCAACACGAGGACGGCCACAGCCACATCCTCGCCTCGACCATCCCCAACTGCCGCAGCTACGACCCGACTTACGGCTACGAGCTGGCGGTGATCATCCGTGAAGGCATCCGCCAGATGATCGAGGAACAGCAAAGCGTGTTCTTCTACCTGACGGTGATGAACGAGGCCTATGTGCAACCGCCAATGCCCAAGGGTGTCGAGGACGGCATCATCCGCGGCATGTACCTGCTGGAAGCGGACAAGAGCAAAGCCGCGCATCAGGTACAACTGCTCGGCTGCGGCACCATCCTGCGCGAAGTGCGCGAGGCGGCGAAAATTCTTCGCGAAGACTTCAATGTCGGCGCCGATGTCTGGAGCGTGACCAGCTTCAATGAGCTGCGCCGCGAAGGTCTCGCCGTGGAGCGCTGGAATCGTCTGAATCCGACCAAGAAGGCGCGCACCACCTACGTCGAGCAATGCCTGTGCAAGAGCGACGTACCGGTGATTGCCAGCACCGACTACATGAAACTGTTCGCTGACCAGATTCGCCAGTGGCTACCCGGCAAGGAGTACAAGGTACTCGGCACCGACGGCTTCGGCCGCAGCGACAGCCGGGCCAAACTGCGGCACTTCTTCGAGGTGGATCGCCACTTCGTCGTGATTACCGCACTGGAAGCGCTGGTTGCCCGTGGCGAAATCAAACCCAAGGTGGTGGCCGATGCGATCAAGCGTTTCGGTATCGATCCGGACAAGGCCAACCCGCTGGAGTGCTGA
- the aceF gene encoding dihydrolipoyllysine-residue acetyltransferase yields the protein MSELIRVPDIGNGEGEVIELLVKVGDRIEAEQSLLTLESDKASMEIPAPRAGVITRLLVKLGDKLKTGDDLLELDSGEAAVTPPAEPAAPAAAETSASATPAPEQTAPAAASTSALQDIQVPDIGSSGKARIIELLVKVGDTVATEQSLLVLESDKASMEIPSPAAGVVTALHVKLEDEVGTGDPILQLQVSATTPSAAASPAAAAPAPATPAPAPAANAAAPTRSEPPAEQPATQPGNSRVHAGPAVRQLARELGADLAAVTASGPHGRILKEDVQQFVKQQLQKAKQAPGAMGGSGIPPVPEVDFSKFGPVEEIPMTRLMQVGAANLHRSWLNVPHVTQFDNADISELEAFRIAQKATAEKAGVKLTVLPFLLKACAHLLLELPDFNSSLAPSGKALLRKGYVHIGFAVDTPDGLLVPVLKDVDKKSLLQLAAEAAELAEKARTKKLLPDAMQGACFTISSLGHIGGTGFTPIVNAPEVAILGVSKASMQPVWDGQAFQPKLLLPLSLSYDHRVINGAAAARFTRRLGELLGDIRTLLL from the coding sequence GTGAGTGAGTTGATTCGCGTACCCGATATCGGCAACGGTGAGGGTGAAGTGATCGAGCTGCTGGTCAAGGTCGGTGATCGCATCGAGGCCGAACAGAGCCTGCTGACCCTGGAGTCGGACAAGGCCAGCATGGAAATTCCGGCGCCACGCGCCGGCGTGATCACCCGCCTGCTGGTCAAGCTGGGCGACAAACTGAAAACCGGCGATGACCTGCTCGAGCTGGACAGCGGCGAAGCCGCGGTTACCCCGCCCGCAGAGCCAGCAGCACCTGCTGCCGCAGAGACAAGCGCCAGCGCAACTCCAGCGCCGGAGCAGACCGCGCCTGCCGCCGCCAGCACCAGCGCACTGCAGGATATCCAGGTGCCGGATATCGGCTCGTCCGGCAAGGCGAGGATCATCGAACTGCTGGTCAAGGTCGGCGACACGGTAGCAACCGAACAGTCGCTGCTGGTGCTGGAGTCGGACAAGGCCAGCATGGAAATTCCCTCGCCGGCCGCCGGCGTGGTCACTGCCCTGCACGTCAAGCTGGAAGACGAAGTCGGCACCGGCGATCCGATCCTGCAATTGCAGGTCAGCGCGACAACCCCCTCTGCAGCAGCCAGCCCTGCCGCCGCCGCACCAGCACCAGCCACGCCTGCGCCAGCACCTGCAGCCAACGCAGCTGCACCAACCCGTAGCGAGCCGCCAGCAGAACAGCCCGCAACGCAACCCGGCAACAGCAGGGTGCATGCCGGTCCTGCCGTACGCCAGCTGGCGCGCGAACTGGGCGCGGACCTGGCGGCGGTGACCGCCAGCGGACCACACGGTCGTATTCTCAAGGAGGACGTGCAGCAGTTCGTCAAACAACAGCTGCAGAAGGCCAAGCAAGCACCCGGCGCCATGGGTGGCAGCGGCATCCCGCCGGTACCCGAGGTCGATTTCAGCAAGTTCGGCCCGGTGGAAGAAATACCGATGACCCGGCTGATGCAGGTCGGCGCCGCCAACCTGCACCGCAGCTGGCTGAATGTGCCCCACGTGACCCAGTTCGACAACGCCGATATCAGCGAACTGGAAGCCTTCCGCATTGCCCAGAAAGCCACTGCGGAAAAAGCCGGGGTCAAACTGACCGTGCTGCCGTTCCTGCTCAAGGCCTGTGCGCACCTGCTGCTGGAACTACCGGACTTCAACAGCTCGCTGGCGCCGAGTGGCAAGGCACTGCTGCGCAAGGGTTATGTACATATCGGTTTCGCCGTGGACACCCCGGACGGCCTGCTGGTCCCCGTGCTCAAGGACGTCGACAAGAAAAGCCTGCTGCAACTGGCCGCCGAAGCCGCCGAACTGGCGGAAAAGGCGCGCACCAAGAAACTCCTGCCGGACGCCATGCAGGGTGCCTGCTTCACCATTTCCAGCCTCGGGCATATCGGCGGCACCGGCTTCACGCCGATCGTCAATGCGCCGGAAGTGGCGATCCTTGGCGTCAGCAAGGCCAGCATGCAACCGGTCTGGGATGGCCAGGCGTTCCAGCCGAAACTGCTGCTGCCGCTGTCGCTGTCCTACGACCACCGGGTAA